The Sphingosinicella flava genome includes the window AATAATGGCCGTCGTCGGCGCGCGGGATGCGGAGCTCCTTGCCCTGCTGGACCGCGCCGCCATTCCACTCGGCGCTCAACCGATTGCCGAACGAGCGGAAATCGTCGCGAAGCGTGAAGGCCGCGAAGGCGATGAAGAAGATGATGAGCCAACCCAAAGCCATTTTGAGGCCGCTCCGCATCGGGATCTGGCGCGCGAACAAGGCGCTGCCGATCAGCATCAGCAGCAGCAGGATATAGACGGCGTTGGCGCTGTCGTTGGCGCTCACAAGACGATCTCCAGGCCGTCATAACCGGGCTCGACATTCGCGGGCAGGTCGCTGCGGAGGGTTTCGTAATCCATCGACTGATCCATGTGCGTGAGGATTGCGCGGCCGACTTTCAGCTCTTCGATCCAGCGGAGCGTCTGTTCGAGATGCGGATGGGTCGGGTGCGGATGACGGCGCAAGGCGTCGACGACCCAGAGGTCCGCGCCTTCATATAAATTGTGCATGTCATCGGTTAAGATGTTGAAATCCGTCGCATAGGCAATGGATTTTCCATCCAAGTCGAAGCGCAATCCGGCGGATGTGATTTCCCCATGCGGCTGGTCGACGACGCGGACGTCGACACCGCCGAGGGCCAGGCGGCTGGGGAGATCGTTCGCCGTCACGACCGGGGGATAGCCCCCCTTCCCTTCGAATGCATAAGCGAAACGGTGACGGAGCGCAGCCAGCGTATCGGGCCGGGCATAGCCTTCCACCGGGGCGCCGCAGGCGTGGAAGAGCTGGCGGAGGTCGTCGATGCCGTGGCAGTGATCGGCATGGTCGTGGGTCCAAATGACGCCCGCGACATTGTTGACCCGCGCGGCCAGCAATTGTTCGCGAAGATCGGGGCTGGTGTCGACCAGGATCGGCGGATTTCCGTCGCTTTCGACGAGGATCGAGACGCGGCTGCGGCGGTTCTTCGGATTGCCCTGATCGCAGGCGCCCCAATCATTCCCAACCCGCGGCACGCCCGAAGAGGTTCCGCAGCCCAGGATGCGGACCTTCATGCAGTCGCCTTGGCGAAAAGTTTGCGGAAGTTGGCGCTAGTGGCGCTGGATAGTTGCTCAAGCGTCTCTCCGCGCAACTCCGCGAGGAACTTTGCGGTGTCCGCGACGAAGGCGGGTTCGCACGGCTTTCCGCGATGCGGGACGGGCGCGAGGAAGGGCGAATCCGTCTCGATCAGCAGCCTGTCGAGCGGGAGCCAGCGCGCGGTGTCCTGGAGATCCCTGGCATTCTTGAAGGTGACGATGCCGGAGATGGAGATGTAGAAACCGAGCTCCAGGGCCCTGCGCGCGAAATCGGCGCTGGCGGTGAAGCAGTGGATGACGCCGGTATAGGCCCCCTTCCCCATTTCTTCGCCGAGGATCGCGGCGGTATCTTCCTCCGCCTCGCGGGTGTGGACGATAAGCGGCAGGCCGGTTTCGCGGGCGGCGGCGATGTGGTTGCGGAAGCTGGCGCGCTGCCGGTCGCGGTCGGACTTGTCGTAATAGAAATCGAGGCCGGTTTCGCCGATGCCGACGATGCGGGGATGCCGGACGCGCTCGACGAGCGTGGCGGTTTCGACGTCGGGGTGCGTGTCGGCATCGTGCGGGTGGATGCCGATTGAGGCCCAGACGTCGGGTTCGCGCTCCGCCAGGCCGACCACATCGTCCCACTCGCTGGCGCGGGTTGAGATGTTGAGCATGGTTTCGACGCCGGTCGCGCGGGCGCGGGCGAGGACGCCCTGCTGGTCTTCGACCAGGCCCTTATAATTGAGGTGGCAGTGGCTATCGATGAACATGTCAGCTCAGCCTACCCCTTCCCGTTCGCCTCGAGCGAGGTCGAGAGGCGAGTGATGGGATCGTGCCAGCGTCCCTCGACTTCGCTCGGGACGAACGAATTGGGGTGTGAGTTGTGAGGTCAGGCGTCGTCATCTACCGGCAGTTCCAGCCTTGGGAAGATGGGCGTGGGCGCGGCGAGGCGAAAACCCGAGGCGGCGAGGGCTTCGATGCCGCCGCGGTCGCCGATGACATCATGGGTGCGCTGTTCCGCCGGGATGCCCATCTGGTCGAGCAATTTCGCGGCCGAGGACGGGATGACCGGCGCGATGACGATGGCGAGGTCGCGGATCGCGACGTAGAGCGTGCCGAGCACGGCGGTCATGCGGTCGGGATCGGACTTGCGGAGTGCCCAAGGCGCCTGGGCGTCGATATATTGGTTGCAGGCAAAGACCGCCTTCAGCCACGCCTCGATACCCTGGCTCAGGGCCAGCTCGCCGAAGGCGGCGCGCATTTCGGCCGCGGCTTCCGATACTTGCCCCAAGAGCGCGTCGTCGGCGGCATCCCCCTTCCCCCCGGCCGGTACCACGCCTGCGCAATTCTTGGCGATGAAGGATAAGGTGCGCTGGGCGAGATTGCCGAAGCTGTTGGCGAGATCGGCATTGACGCGGTTGACGATGGCTTCGGCGCTGTAGCTGCCGTCCTGGCCGAAGGTTACTTCGCGCAGGAGGAAGTAGCGGAGCGGGTCGACGCCGAACGCTTCGGCAATCTCCATCGGATCGACGACATTGCCGATGGACTTCGACATCTTTTCGCCGCGATGGAGGAGGAAGCCGTGGCCGAAGACCTGTTTCGGGAGCGGCAACTTGGCGGACATCAGGAAGGCGGGCCAGTAGACCGCATGGAAACGGACGATATCCTTGCCGATGATGTGCACATCGGCTGGCCAGAACCTTTTATAAACCTCTGTTTCTTCGTCGGGAAATCCAAGACCGCTGAGATAGTTGGTGAGCGCGTCGACCCACACATACATGACGTGCTTATCGCTGCCCGGCACCTTCACGCCCCAGTCGAAGCTGGTGCGGGAGATGGACAGATCCGAAAGGCCGCCCTCGACGAAGCGCACGACTTCGTTGCGCCGGGAATCCGGGCGGATGAAATCCGGGTTCGCGGCATAATGGGCCAGCAGGCGGTCTTGATATCGGGACAGGCGGAAGAACCAGCTTTCCTCGACCGTCCATTCGACAGGCGTGCCCTGGGGCGACAGCTTTTCGCCATCCTCGCCGAGGGTCAGCTCCTTCTCGTCATAATAAGCCTCGTCGCGAACCGAATACCAGCCTTCGTAACGATCGAGATAGATGTCGCCACTCGCTTCCATCCGGCGCCATATTTCCTGCACCGATGCGTGGTGCGCGGGCTCCGTGGTGCGGATGAAGCGATCATAGGAAATGTGAAGTTTATCGTCCATTTCTTTGAAAAGAGATGACATTTCATCCGCAAGCTCTTGCGGCGATATGCCCCGGTCGCGGGCGGCCTGGGCCATTTTCAGGCCATGTTCGTCCGTGCCGGTCATGAAGAAGACGTCGCGGCCCATCTGGCGCTGGAAGCGGGCGATAACGTCCGTCGCGATGGCTTCATAAGCGTGGCCGATATGGGGGCGGCCATTGGGATAATTGATCGCCGTGGTGATGTAGAAAGGGTCAGCCATGATCCGGTTTCGGTGCGAGGGTTGCCAGCATCCCGGCAAGCTCGAACACCACGCTTTGCGGGTCGAGGGAGAGGCGCTGCGCGCTTCCCGCCAGGTCCGCCGCCCTTTCCCACAAGCCGAGCGCTTGAGCAAGCGCGGGACCGCGCCGTTCCTTGGCGACCCGCGCGATGAAGGACGGCGCGCGGGAGAGGAACGCCTCGTAGCGCGGCTGCGCGGATTTGAGCGAGAGGCTGGCGGCGAGCGCAACGCGCCGCGCGTTGACGGGATCGCCTTCGGTGGCAAGGGCGATCATGGCCGTATCGAGCGCGTCGATGTCGAGACCGCGAAACGCGACGGCCCGGCCCGGGCTTCCCTCCCCCACCGCCGCAAGCGCGTCGATTTCGATGTCGTCCGCGTCCGGGAGAACCGTGCGCAAGGCTGACGTCATGGCGTCTTTTTCCAGCGGCGAAAAGCGCATCTGTCGGCAGCGCGAGCGAATGGTGGGAAGCAAACGCTCGGGCGCGTGGCTCACCAGGAAGAAGATGCTGTTGGCGGGCGGCTCTTCCAAATTCTTGAGGAGCGCGTTGGCGGCCGGGCGTTCAAGATCGTCGATGCTGTCAACGAT containing:
- a CDS encoding TatD family hydrolase, whose protein sequence is MFIDSHCHLNYKGLVEDQQGVLARARATGVETMLNISTRASEWDDVVGLAEREPDVWASIGIHPHDADTHPDVETATLVERVRHPRIVGIGETGLDFYYDKSDRDRQRASFRNHIAAARETGLPLIVHTREAEEDTAAILGEEMGKGAYTGVIHCFTASADFARRALELGFYISISGIVTFKNARDLQDTARWLPLDRLLIETDSPFLAPVPHRGKPCEPAFVADTAKFLAELRGETLEQLSSATSANFRKLFAKATA
- the metG gene encoding methionine--tRNA ligase is translated as MADPFYITTAINYPNGRPHIGHAYEAIATDVIARFQRQMGRDVFFMTGTDEHGLKMAQAARDRGISPQELADEMSSLFKEMDDKLHISYDRFIRTTEPAHHASVQEIWRRMEASGDIYLDRYEGWYSVRDEAYYDEKELTLGEDGEKLSPQGTPVEWTVEESWFFRLSRYQDRLLAHYAANPDFIRPDSRRNEVVRFVEGGLSDLSISRTSFDWGVKVPGSDKHVMYVWVDALTNYLSGLGFPDEETEVYKRFWPADVHIIGKDIVRFHAVYWPAFLMSAKLPLPKQVFGHGFLLHRGEKMSKSIGNVVDPMEIAEAFGVDPLRYFLLREVTFGQDGSYSAEAIVNRVNADLANSFGNLAQRTLSFIAKNCAGVVPAGGKGDAADDALLGQVSEAAAEMRAAFGELALSQGIEAWLKAVFACNQYIDAQAPWALRKSDPDRMTAVLGTLYVAIRDLAIVIAPVIPSSAAKLLDQMGIPAEQRTHDVIGDRGGIEALAASGFRLAAPTPIFPRLELPVDDDA
- a CDS encoding MBL fold metallo-hydrolase; this translates as MKVRILGCGTSSGVPRVGNDWGACDQGNPKNRRSRVSILVESDGNPPILVDTSPDLREQLLAARVNNVAGVIWTHDHADHCHGIDDLRQLFHACGAPVEGYARPDTLAALRHRFAYAFEGKGGYPPVVTANDLPSRLALGGVDVRVVDQPHGEITSAGLRFDLDGKSIAYATDFNILTDDMHNLYEGADLWVVDALRRHPHPTHPHLEQTLRWIEELKVGRAILTHMDQSMDYETLRSDLPANVEPGYDGLEIVL
- a CDS encoding DNA polymerase III subunit delta', which gives rise to MTPLYGHTEAVSAFRKGLATGRLHHAWLLTGPEGIGKALFAEKAVLRLLAEKAGPPVDAPGLDVPDSHPIARLVEAGSHPDLMRLERLPKDNAGELARSITVDQVRGLQRLFGTTASFSPWRAVIVDSIDDLERPAANALLKNLEEPPANSIFFLVSHAPERLLPTIRSRCRQMRFSPLEKDAMTSALRTVLPDADDIEIDALAAVGEGSPGRAVAFRGLDIDALDTAMIALATEGDPVNARRVALAASLSLKSAQPRYEAFLSRAPSFIARVAKERRGPALAQALGLWERAADLAGSAQRLSLDPQSVVFELAGMLATLAPKPDHG